A genomic window from Carassius auratus strain Wakin chromosome 45, ASM336829v1, whole genome shotgun sequence includes:
- the LOC113062720 gene encoding prostatic spermine-binding protein-like, which produces MFVSTCLCVFYQMLRTCSLPVLSKVFSDAAEAEGAVALDSNLEIEDLEDKADEKSESEDVYEDDDLRELRASMERLLREQRSDNKDDDDGDDEDEDEEDGGGSRAGDDKHSPEEQSVLMEWLSKMMM; this is translated from the exons ATGTTTGTGAGCACTTGTTTATGTGTGTTCTATCAGATGCTGAGGACGTGCTCTTTACCAGTCCTCAGTAAAGTGTTCAGTGATGCTGCAGAAGCTGAAGGTGCAGTCGCTCTTGACAGCAACCTGGAGATTGAAGATTTGGAGGATAAAGCAGATGAGAAGTCTGAATCTGAGGA TGTATATGAGGATGATGATTTGAGGGAGCTCAGAGCATCTATGGAGAGGCTTCTCCGGGAGCAGCGCAGTGAtaataaagatgatgatgatggtgatgatgaagatgaagatgaggaagatgGTGGTGGATCCAGGGCTGGTGATGACAAACACAGTCCAGAGGAACAGAGTGTTTTAATGGAATGGCTGAGCAAGATGATGATGTAA